Proteins encoded within one genomic window of Halorussus salilacus:
- a CDS encoding ketopantoate reductase family protein has protein sequence MNVVVFGAGSLGSLVGGLLAREHAVTLVGRDPHVAAVGESGLRVGGRFDFAVAPEATTDGEGLAADLVVVTVKAFDTESAAETLATGEFRAALSLQNGMGNEEALAQFLDCPVLAGTASYGAVLRDPGFVECTGEGEVVLGPREGATAPIADEVGRAFRAAGIETAVADDMPRRLWEKLAVNAGINATTALARVENAAVLDGPAREVATAAARETARVARAEGVDLPEDEAVAALERVADDTADNASSMLQDVLAGRRTEVGAITGHVCARARERGVSVPVNRTLTDLLRAWESGRNEDRSGSRGSDGPEP, from the coding sequence ATGAACGTCGTCGTGTTCGGCGCGGGAAGCCTCGGGAGCCTCGTGGGCGGCCTGCTCGCGCGCGAACACGCGGTCACGCTCGTCGGGCGCGACCCCCACGTCGCCGCAGTCGGTGAGTCGGGCCTGCGCGTCGGCGGGCGATTCGACTTCGCGGTCGCGCCCGAGGCCACCACCGACGGCGAGGGTCTCGCGGCCGACCTCGTCGTCGTGACGGTCAAGGCCTTCGACACCGAGTCGGCCGCCGAGACTCTCGCCACGGGCGAGTTCCGGGCGGCCCTCTCGCTCCAGAACGGGATGGGAAACGAGGAGGCACTCGCGCAATTCCTCGACTGTCCCGTCCTCGCGGGCACCGCCTCCTACGGCGCGGTCCTGCGCGACCCCGGATTCGTCGAGTGCACCGGCGAGGGCGAGGTCGTCCTCGGCCCGCGCGAGGGGGCCACCGCCCCGATTGCCGACGAGGTCGGCCGGGCGTTCCGCGCGGCGGGTATCGAGACCGCCGTCGCCGACGACATGCCCCGCCGCCTCTGGGAGAAACTCGCGGTCAACGCGGGCATCAACGCCACCACCGCGCTCGCCCGCGTCGAGAACGCCGCGGTGCTCGACGGCCCCGCCCGCGAGGTCGCGACCGCGGCCGCCCGCGAGACCGCCCGCGTCGCCCGCGCGGAGGGCGTCGACCTCCCGGAGGACGAGGCGGTCGCCGCGCTCGAACGGGTCGCCGACGACACCGCCGACAACGCCTCGTCGATGCTTCAGGACGTGCTGGCGGGTCGTCGCACCGAGGTCGGAGCCATCACTGGACACGTCTGTGCGCGCGCACGGGAGCGAGGCGTCTCGGTCCCGGTCAACCGAACGCTGACGGACCTCCTCCGAGCGTGGGAGTCGGGACGAAACGAGGACCGCTCCGGTTCCCGCGGCTCCGACGGACCGGAACCGTGA
- a CDS encoding DUF7130 family rubredoxin-like protein produces MSGKGETPAEEGDEEAEEAIMQLDLGQTVYDVDDNELGEIRGFESGGFFVTTREGVESLSIEHARSGHDFGEAELMWRCTDCGEMGEIGDGLPDECPNCGEPKEALMYWTED; encoded by the coding sequence ATGAGTGGGAAAGGCGAGACACCCGCCGAAGAGGGGGACGAGGAGGCCGAGGAAGCCATCATGCAACTCGACCTCGGCCAGACAGTCTACGACGTGGACGACAACGAACTCGGGGAGATACGGGGATTCGAGTCGGGCGGCTTCTTCGTGACGACCCGCGAGGGCGTCGAGAGCCTGAGCATCGAACACGCCCGCTCGGGCCACGACTTCGGGGAAGCCGAGTTGATGTGGCGATGCACCGACTGCGGGGAGATGGGCGAGATCGGCGACGGGCTTCCCGACGAGTGCCCCAACTGCGGCGAGCCCAAGGAAGCGCTGATGTACTGGACCGAGGACTAG